A genomic segment from Cinclus cinclus chromosome 11, bCinCin1.1, whole genome shotgun sequence encodes:
- the SLC9A5 gene encoding sodium/hydrogen exchanger 5 translates to MQPPAASPGPAAPEGAELLRWQWREVQAPCLVAAWILVASLAKIVFHLSRKVTSVVPESCLLILLGLGLGGIVLAVAKKAEYQLEPNMFFLFLLPPIVLDSGYFMPSRLFFDNIGAILTYAVVGTLWNSFATGTALWGLHRAGLMDPGVEAGLMDFLLFGSLISAVDPVAVLAVFEEVHVNETLFIIVFGESLLNDAVTVVLYKVFNSFVELGPAHIHATDYMKGVASFFLVSLGGTAVGLLFAFLLALITRFTKRVRIIEPLFVFLLAYVAYLTAEMVSLSAILAVTFCGICCKKYVEANISQKSRTTVKYTMKTLASSSETIIFMFLGISAVDTSKWTWDTALVLGTLFFILLFRAVGVVLQTFVLNRFRLIPLDRIDQVVMSYGGLRGAVAFALVILLDREKVKAKDYFVATTIVVVFFTVIVQGLTIKPLVTWLKVKRSDHHKPTLNEELHEHAFDHILAAVEDIVGHHGYHYWRDKWEQFDKKYLSQLLMRKSAYRLRDEIWDVYYKLNIRDAISFVDQGGHVLSAAKLALPSMPSRTSMSESSVTNLLRESGSGACLDLQVIDTVRSRRDKEDAAMHHVLRGSLYKPRRRYKASYSRHFISPDKQERQDKEIFRQNMKRRLETFKSTKHNVCSSKSKARLKEKGRKKKNISLTKEAPNGKTHRNVPWQDAAPVLVMVSSEEEESDSSETEKEDDEGIVFVARATDEVLQGKTTPGSLDVCPSPCIIPPSPTLAEKELPWKGDQADLAVYVSSETTKIVPVDMQKAWNQSISSLESIASPPGIESGPQHRRFACPVLEEQPQSASQAMPEQSSCFQFPSHISKSSRSQSDSSPDGPEQQELQPLMPTEEQGRMPPTAEPRWLMFNRAGHL, encoded by the exons aTGCAGCCCCCGGCGGcctcccccggccccgccgccccggaGGGAGCCGAGCTGCTGCGGTGGCAGTGGCGGGAGGTGCAGGCGCCCTGCCTGGTCGCCGCATGGATCCTGGTAGCCAGCCTGGCCAAGATCG TTTTCCACCTGTCAAGGAAGGTGACATCCGTTGTCCCGGAGAGCTGCCTTCTcatcctgctggggctgggcctGGGGGGCATCGTGTTGGCCGTGGCAAAGAAAGCCGAGTACCAGCTGGAGCCCAACatgttcttcctcttccttctgccccccATCGTTCTGGACTCAGGATACTTCATGCCCAGCCGGCTGTTCTTCGACAACATTGGTGCCATCCTCACCTACGCAGTGGTGGGCACGCTCTGGAACTCCTTCGCCACCGGCACCGCGCTCTGGGGACTGCACCGGGCTGGGCTCATGG ATCCAGGTGTTGAAGCTGGGCTGATGGATTTCCTGCTCTTTGGCAGCCTCATTTCAGCTGTGGACCCTGTGGCAGTCCTGGCTGTCTTCGAAGAGGTCCATGTTAATGAGACCCTCTTCATCATTGTGTTTGGCGAGTCTCTCCTGAATGATGCTGTCACTGTG GTGCTGTACAAGGTCTTCAACTCTTTTGTGGAGCTGGGCCCAGCACACATCCACGCCACAGACTACATGAAGGGGGTAG CCTCCTTCTTCCTGGTGAGCCTGGGGGGCACAGCCGTGGGGCTGCTCTTCGCCTTCCTGTTGGCCCTGATCACGCGGTTCACCAAGCGCGTGCGCATCATCGAGCCACTCTTCGTCTTCCTCCTGGCCTACGTCGCATACCTCACTGCTGAGATGGTCTCACTCTCCGCCATCCTGGC aGTCACCTTCTGTGGGATCTGCTGCAAGAAGTACGTGGAAGCCAACATCTCCCAGAAATCCCGCACCACAGTCAAGTACACCATGAAGACACTGGCCAGCAGCTCAGAGACCATCATCTTCATGTTTCTGGGCATCTCGGCTGTGGACACCTCCAAGTGGACATGGGACACAGCACTGGTGCTGGGCACCCTGTTCTTTATTCTGCTCTTCAGAGCTGTGG GTGTTGTTCTCCAAACATTCGTGCTCAACCGCTTCCGCCTCATCCCCCTGGACAGGATCGACCAGGTGGTCATGTCATATGGTGGCCTCCGTGGGGCTGTGGCCTTCGCCCTGGTCATCCTGCTGGACAGGGAAAAGGTGAAAGCCAAGGACTACTTTGTGGCAACAACCATCGTGGTGGTGTTCTTCACTGTCATTGTGCAG GGCCTCACCATCAAACCCCTGGTGACGTGGCTGAAGGTGAAGCGCAGTGATCACCACAAACCCACGCTGAACGAGGAGCTGCATGAGCAT GCCTTTGACCACATCCTGGCAGCGGTGGAGGACATCGTGGGGCACCATGGCTACCATTATTGGCGGGACAA GTGGGAGCAGTTTGACAAGAAATACCTGAGCCAGCTCCTGATGCGGAAATCTGCCTACAGGCTGCGGGATGAGATCTGGGATGTTTACTACAAGCTGAACATCCGTGATGCTATCAGCTTTGTTGATCAG GGTGGCCACGTGCTCTCGGCTGCCAAGCTGGCACTGCCCTCCATGCCCAGCCGCACATCCATGTCAGAGTCGTCAGTCACAAACCTCCT GAGGGAGAGCGGGAGCGGCGCGTGCCTGGACCTGCAGGTGATCGACACGGTGCGGAGCCGCCGGGACAAGGAGGATGCTGCCATGCACCACGTGCTGCGAGGGAGCCTCTACAAGCCCCGCCGGCGG TACAAGGCCAGCTACAGCCGTCACTTCATCTCTCCAGATAAACAAGAACGCCAAGATAAAGAAATCTTCCGGCAGAACATGAAGAGGCGTCTGGAGACCTTCAAGTCCACAAAACACAATGTCTGCTCCTCCAAGAGCAAGGCCAGGCTGaaggaaaaaggcaggaaaaag AAGAATATCTCTCTGACCAAAGAGGCACCCAATGGGAAGACACACAGAAATGTCCCCTGGCAGGATGCAG ctcctgtcctgGTGATGGTCagctcagaggaggaggagagcgaTAGCTCGGAGACGGAGAAAGAGGACGATGAGGGGATTGTGTTTGTTGCTCGAGCCACTGATGAGGTCCTGCAGGGAAAGACAACTCCTG GCAGCCTGGATgtctgccccagcccctgcatCATCCCTCCATCGCCAACCTTGGCAGAGAAGGAACTGCCATGGAAAGGAGACCAGGCTGATCTGGCTGTTTATGTCTCCTCGGAGACCACCAAAATAGTGCCAGTGGATATGCAGAAGGCGTGGAACCAAAGCATCTCCTCGCTGGAGAGCATTGCTTCCCCCCCAGGCATCGAGAGCGGACCTCAGCACAGGAGATttgcctgccctgtgctggaggAGCAACCCCAGTCTGCAAGCCAGGCgatgccagagcagagctcctgcTTCCAGTTCCCCAGCCACATCTCCAAGAGCAGCCGGTCACAGAGTGACAGCAGCCCGGACggtcctgagcagcaggagctgcagcctttgATGCCCAcagaggagcagggcaggatgcCACCCACTGCAGAGCCCAGGTGGCTGATGTTCAACAGAGCAGGCCACCTCTGA